The genomic DNA TTATCAATGATCTTCATGGAGCTTTTGCCGAACGTATCCGATACGACATTTCCAAGCTGAATGTTGGAAACCGTCAGGCTGTTTTGCAGCCGATTTTTCTCGCTCGACGAAAAGTTCGTCAGCTTGAAGCGGTAGCGCATCAGGTCGCGAAGCTGCCGGATCGGCAAGGGAGGCATAAAGCTTCCCGCGACAAGGTCATGCTTGAACAAATCGGCAATCCATTGGGCGTCTTTTTTGTCCGTCTTTTTGCCGCGGATGGCCTTGACGTACTTCGGATGCGCCAGCGTGATATTGCAGGAGCGCTCCAGGACATTGAATACAGGAATCCAGTATTTTCCTGTCGATTCCATACAGACATCCTTGCAGTCATTCTCACAAAGCCACTGTGACAGCTCATTCAGTCCTTTGGT from Effusibacillus lacus includes the following:
- a CDS encoding IS110 family transposase translates to MALKIVYPVCCGIDVHKTFVVACIASTDSKGVTTYKRHRFSTFTKGLNELSQWLCENDCKDVCMESTGKYWIPVFNVLERSCNITLAHPKYVKAIRGKKTDKKDAQWIADLFKHDLVAGSFMPPLPIRQLRDLMRYRFKLTNFSSSEKNRLQNSLTVSNIQLGNVVSDTFGKSSMKIID